In the genome of Desulfomonile tiedjei, one region contains:
- a CDS encoding mechanosensitive ion channel, producing MATFKAGHKDQTVASLERTNRCLNLEKQPSAIRSIIGFYTALYLKETLDRIEIPPSDQIPDAKAVETDKLTIWSLPYTEIAISAVKDEYGGERFLFTPDTVKRSEEFYNKVKNLPYKPGAQGALLAQLASSAGPIIPKGLMDRLPQWSKSEIHGQALWQWMGLLLYFIIGVAAMWFIHRVGCGMLGVLDARLQSSLKRTLGGLILPILLILFAQPGLRFVIYGLHFRDAEVYRVVAVGFLLISYVGTIWLIGAILHRSAAVVIALGRLEPGGMHAQLTRFGFDVVTVVIVAGVAVNLGARLSLPTYSLVAGLGVGGLAVALAGREALSNLIGTVIILLDQPFKLGDFIVVGDGDIGTVTEIGIRSTRIRTRDGILVSIPNSNVVNMKIVNESAPVSEARIHVPFGTAYGSSVQQVDEAVLAACKKCEYVVFDPAPSVRLMRFGDSSIEFELLVWIVQPEFRNRATNQLNRAINEEFRKQGIVMPFPQRDVRIRTDK from the coding sequence GTGGCAACCTTCAAGGCCGGTCACAAAGACCAGACCGTTGCTTCTCTTGAGAGAACCAACCGGTGCTTGAATCTTGAGAAGCAACCGTCGGCCATCAGGAGCATCATAGGGTTTTATACCGCCCTTTACCTCAAAGAAACCCTCGATCGGATAGAAATACCGCCCTCTGATCAGATTCCTGACGCCAAGGCCGTTGAGACCGACAAGCTGACGATTTGGTCACTCCCCTATACGGAGATAGCCATTTCAGCCGTCAAAGACGAATATGGTGGTGAGCGATTCCTCTTCACACCCGACACGGTCAAGAGGTCGGAAGAATTCTACAACAAAGTCAAGAACCTTCCTTACAAACCAGGAGCACAGGGAGCCCTTCTCGCTCAACTCGCATCCTCGGCTGGACCGATCATCCCCAAGGGGCTTATGGACCGGCTCCCCCAATGGAGCAAGAGCGAAATTCACGGCCAGGCCTTGTGGCAATGGATGGGACTGTTGCTGTATTTCATAATTGGGGTCGCTGCAATGTGGTTTATCCACAGAGTTGGCTGCGGGATGCTCGGCGTTCTCGACGCAAGACTTCAGTCAAGCCTTAAACGCACGTTAGGCGGCCTCATCCTGCCAATCCTGCTGATCCTGTTTGCGCAGCCGGGTCTTCGGTTTGTCATATACGGTCTGCACTTTCGGGATGCCGAAGTGTACAGGGTGGTGGCTGTAGGGTTCTTGCTGATCTCTTACGTAGGCACCATATGGCTCATCGGCGCCATCCTCCATCGATCTGCCGCGGTCGTGATCGCGTTGGGCAGGCTGGAACCAGGCGGAATGCATGCGCAACTCACGCGATTCGGCTTCGATGTAGTCACCGTTGTCATTGTTGCCGGCGTGGCTGTGAATCTGGGCGCTCGCTTAAGCTTGCCCACCTACTCTCTGGTCGCCGGCTTGGGAGTAGGCGGGCTGGCCGTGGCCTTGGCCGGACGAGAGGCCCTGTCGAATCTCATAGGCACTGTCATAATTCTATTGGATCAGCCCTTCAAATTGGGGGATTTTATTGTTGTCGGTGACGGAGACATTGGCACCGTTACTGAAATAGGTATTCGCAGCACCCGAATCAGGACGAGAGACGGAATACTAGTTTCCATTCCAAATTCGAATGTTGTCAACATGAAAATAGTCAACGAGAGCGCTCCTGTTTCGGAGGCTCGGATCCACGTGCCGTTCGGAACAGCCTATGGATCGTCCGTGCAACAGGTGGACGAAGCAGTGCTCGCCGCATGCAAGAAATGTGAGTACGTGGTTTTCGATCCGGCTCCGTCAGTGAGGCTTATGCGATTTGGTGATTCATCCATAGAGTTTGAATTGCTGGTCTGGATCGTCCAGCCGGAATTCCGAAATCGAGCAACTAATCAGTTAAACCGGGCTATTAATGAGGAGTTCCGGAAACAAGGAATTGTGATGCCTTTCCCGCAGCGGGATGTCCGCATCCGTACAGACAAGTAG
- a CDS encoding nuclear transport factor 2 family protein, which translates to MRNTILVILLIAMMGLVEGFAAEDKQGAGKVLPADQTQSAQTVDEKAVRASAEAFVDAFNKGDAKRISALWTTDCEYVNEAGRVIQGREAMEKEYTTFFSANPGLKMENTVSSAKILGGKAAVEEGTSVLKNADGGLISKGHYKALLLKEGDRWLISSVREYASPLLSVRPDFADLDWLIGDWTAEKGTKNLDFTFRWVADKRFIELSYVARDKDVVARSGIQIIGRDPASGEVASWSFDSSGGYGRGMWKLLKNGWIVESQGVMPDGSSTTSTDIVSKMDGERFTWQSVNRRVAGRGLTDSEVLVLKRKSK; encoded by the coding sequence ATGAGAAATACAATCTTGGTGATCCTGCTAATTGCGATGATGGGCCTTGTGGAGGGCTTCGCGGCAGAGGACAAACAGGGCGCGGGCAAGGTCCTTCCTGCGGATCAAACGCAAAGCGCCCAAACTGTGGATGAAAAAGCCGTTCGCGCGTCCGCTGAGGCTTTTGTAGATGCCTTCAATAAGGGAGATGCCAAACGGATCAGCGCCCTTTGGACCACTGACTGCGAATACGTCAACGAGGCCGGTCGGGTAATCCAAGGGCGGGAAGCCATGGAAAAGGAATACACCACTTTTTTCTCAGCGAACCCGGGCCTAAAAATGGAGAACACCGTTTCGTCTGCAAAGATCCTTGGGGGAAAGGCTGCTGTTGAGGAGGGAACATCGGTTCTCAAGAACGCGGACGGCGGACTAATATCCAAAGGCCACTATAAGGCTCTTCTTCTCAAGGAGGGCGACAGGTGGCTTATCTCCAGCGTGCGCGAGTACGCTTCTCCGTTGCTTTCGGTACGTCCGGACTTCGCGGATCTTGATTGGTTGATCGGAGACTGGACCGCGGAGAAGGGCACGAAGAATCTGGACTTCACTTTCAGATGGGTTGCAGACAAAAGATTCATCGAGCTTTCGTACGTAGCCCGAGACAAAGACGTGGTCGCCAGGTCAGGGATTCAAATCATAGGGCGAGATCCTGCCTCCGGCGAGGTGGCTTCCTGGAGCTTCGACTCCAGTGGAGGATACGGGCGAGGGATGTGGAAACTCCTCAAGAACGGGTGGATCGTCGAATCGCAAGGAGTTATGCCCGATGGTTCGTCTACCACCTCGACAGACATTGTCTCCAAAATGGATGGAGAACGTTTTACCTGGCAATCCGTAAATCGAAGGGTCGCCGGACGAGGCTTGACTGATTCTGAAGTGCTCGTGCTGAAGAGAAAATCTAAGTGA